The genome window CGAAGAACGCAGTGGTGCCGAATCCGGCCGATGCCGCACGGTATCCGGCCGACAACTCCGGCAAGAATCAGCGCGACGTGAACGAAGCGGCCGTGACGCCGGGCGATCAGGGCAATTCCGATGCGGATATCCAGATCACCCAGTCGATTCGCAAGGCCGTGACTGCCGACGACTCGCTGTCGGTCAACGCCCACAACGTCAAGATCATCACCAACGGTGGGGTCGTGACGCTGCGCGGCCCGGTCAAGAGCGAACAGGAACGGGCGAGCATCGCCTCAAAGGCCCAGCAGGTCAGTGGCGTCACCCGGGTCAACAACCAGCTGGAAGTCGCGGCGCAATAACGTCGCTCCACGACCCCGTCCGAATGGACGGAATGCACTCGTCCAAAGGACGGAGTGAGCGAGTCCGCAGCCCGCAAGGGCGAGGATCAAAATTCCGCAGCCCGCGAGGGCGAGGATGAAATAGGAGAAAGTATCATGGCGAAGAAAGCAGTATTTTGTATCGCATCGAATGCAGGTCAGGCGGAGCGCATCGCGAACGATCTTCGACTCGCGGGTTTTTCGGGAAACGACATTTCGGTGTTGTTCCCGGATCGCAGCGGGACGCGCGATTTCGCGCATGAGCAGCACACCAAGGCTCCCGAAGGCGCAGCAACCGGTGCCGGCACGGGTGGCATCCTCGGCGGCGGCCTCGGCTGGCTGGTCGGCATCGGATCACTCGCCATCCCGGGCGTCGGTCCGTTCATCGCAGCGGGACCGATCATGGCCGCTCTCGGCGGCGCAGCCCTCGGTGCGGCGGTCGGCGGACTCACCGGAGCTCTCGTCGGTCTCGGCATTCCCGAGTACGAAGCCAAGCAGTACGAAGGCAAGATCAAGGAAGGCAACATCCTGATCTCGGTCCACGCCGAGACCAGTGAAGAGATCGACCGCGCGAAGGAAGTCTTCACGCGCGCCGGGGCGCACGACATCTCCTACACCGGAGAAGCCGGCGTCTCGCAGCGGAAAACGGCCTGATCCGATTTTCCTGGGCGCGCCCGGCAATCCGGCCGGGCGCGCCACTCCTGTCCGATCCGACAACGCCGTTCGTGGAGAAACCGGACTTCCGGTTTTTCTGCATCGTGCACGTAGTAGTCAGTTCTCATGCCAGCCGAGCTCTGGCTCGTGCGTCACGGTGAGACTGCGTGGAGCATCGCCGGCCGTCACACGGGCACCACCGACCTTCCACTCACGGAAAATGGCCGCGCTGCGGCCGAGGCCGCCGGCAGACGGCTCGGCGGCATCGAGTTCGCACGCGTCGTTACAAGTCCCCTCGCGCGCGCACGCGAGACCTGCTCGCTCGCCGGATTCGGCGAACGCGCGGAGATCCTCGCCGAGCTCGCCGAATGGAACTACGGCGAGGACGAAGGCGTGACGACCGCCGCGATACGCGAGACCCGCCCGGGATGGACGATCTGGACGCACGGTCCACGCGGCGGCGAATCGCGCGAGCAGGTCGCTTCGCGTGCCGACCGCACGATTGCCGGCATTCGCCGTGTCGAGGGGCGCACGCTCGCGTTCTGCCATGGCCATTTCTCGCGTGTGCTCGCCGCCCGATGGATCGGGCTGCCGCTCGTCCAGGCCCGCCACCTCAGGCTCGAGACCGCCGCCATTTCCGTGCTCGGATGGGAACGCGAGACGGCGGCGATCCGGCTCTGGAACGACACCGGCAAGCTGCCGGACTAGTCACCCGTGTTTTTTCCTTCGTGCTCGTCAGCCGTGCAGCGAGGGGATACGCTCGGCCTGTGACTGGCCCGTCGCGAGCTGTTCTTGCGATCGCCACCGTATCGATGCTGGCGTTCACGCTGGTGCCGGCGGCGACGCATGCCGATCCGAAGCAAACCGTGCACACCGCAAGAGGCGCCGCCGCGCTGCTGTTCGACGGGCGTCTCGAGCCCGACGACAGGGTCTTCGGCATCGTCGTGGCGGACGAACCACGCGCCTATGCGATTGCCGATCTGGAGCACGCCGGTCCCCTCGTACACGACGCGGCCGGCGGCGGCGGGCTGGACATCGCATTCGATGCAAGCGGAGCGCACGTGGCTGCGCGGCCGGGCGTCAACGCCGAACAGCACACGACGAGCTGGAAGGAATGGATACGCGCGCATCCGGACACGTCACTGTGGCGAATGCCGGCGATCGCAGAGCCCGAGCCGAACCGTCCCGTCAGCGACGTGCGCGTGGCCGAGTCGCACGACTATCGGACCGGATTCGGATGCACGCTGATGCAGACGCGCGTGACGAGCGTCGGAGCGGAGCCGCCGGGCCTCTTCGTGATCAGCGGCACGATCGAGAACGTCGCGGCCGCCGCCGTCGATCACGTCGTGCTCCGCTTCGAGCTGGTCGGCGCGGATGGTCGCGTGGTCTATCGCGACGAAGGCTTCAACCGTTCGGCCGAGGCGCTGGCGGCGCCGGTGGCGGTCCGCGGCGACGACGTCGTCCCGATCGCCGGCGGAGCCACCGACACGTTTCGGATGATCTTCCTGTCGGACGAGCTGCCGGCGTTCGAACGCACGCGCGTGTCCGTCGCGCGCGTGTACTGAGCGCGTGCGCACACGCGCCCCTCTGGCTCCGGCTGTGCGAGTCGCATAGGGCTCGCGGCCGGCGGGCACGCACCGGGGCGCCGAAGCGACCGGCGTCGCACAAGACTGGCGAGCCGATTGCGATGATCGCGAAAAGCATCCTTTTTCTCCTGCTCGGAGCATGTACGGTCGGCTTTGCCGCGCTCTGGTATCGGCACGAGCGCGGATTCACTGCGGCCCTGCCGAACCGGATGCAACTCGCGATCGGCTTCGTCACCGATTTTCTCGATACGCTCGGGATCGGCTCGTTCGCAATCACGACGTCGCTGTATCGCGGGAGCGGCCTCGTCGACGACGCCGAGATTCCGGGCACGCTCAACGTCGGACACGCGATCCCCACGTTTGCCGAAGCATTCATTTTCATCGCCGTCGTCGACGTCGACATGACCACGCTCATCGCGATGATCGCTGCTGCCGTCGCGGGAGCATGGCTCGGCGCCGGAGTCGTCACGCGCTGGCCGCGGCGCAGGATCCAGATCGGAATGGGATCGCTGCTGCTCGTGGCAGCGGCGATCATGGTCCTGCGGCAGACCGGCGAGGTGCCATCCGGCGGTGAAGCGCTCGGCCTCGCCGGAGCGCCGCTCGTTGCAGGCGTGCTCGGCAATTTCGTGCTCGGCGCGCTCATGACGCTCGGAATCGGGCTTTATGCGCCGTGCATGATTCTCGTTTCCCTGCTTGGCATGAACGCGCGCACGGCGTTCCCGATCATGATGGGCTCATGCGCATTCCTGATGCCGGCCGCATCGGCACGCTTCATCCGCAGTGGGCGCTACGACCGGCGTGCGGCGCTCGGCCTTGCGCTCGGCGGCACGCCGGCGGTGCTGATCGCCGGACTGATCGTCAAATCGCTCCCGCTCGAAACGATCAAATGGCTCGTCGTTGTCGTCGTCATCTTCACGGCGATCTCGATGCTGCGTTCCGCAGCAGCTGCTCGATCCGTCTGAGGGTCATGCGCATGCGCGCACGAGCGTCCTCAAAAGATGCGATTGCAGCGCACCGTCCGATCGCAGTGACATTTTGAGTGACGTAAATAACGCGGGTTATATGGGGGAACCGTCCCCTCGCTCGCGTGTAAACTTCCTGCGTCGCACCCCGACGTCGGCAAAACCCACTGGCTGTTCGCATCGCAGTCGCACTACCGTCGTCTGAGTAGTCTGTGCTCGTCGCTGAGAACGCATCGCCGATGCGTCCCCGAAACCTGAACTGGTTATCCAAAGGCGAACACAAAGGAGACGATCATGATCAGAGAGCTGTTCGTATCGGCCGTCGTGGCACTCGCATCGATGCTCGGTCCGCTCCTTGCGCACCAGGCGGACGCGCAGACGACGGCATCCACGCTCATCGCTTTCGACACGATGTACGGAGTGGACGGTCCATTCGTGCACCACAAACTTCGCGGTCTCGTCGGCGACGATCTTCCGTGGGAAATCGAATCCGCAGTCGGCAGCGTCGATACTTCCGGTCACGTTACGATCGCCGTGCGCGGTCTCGTCTTCGCCGACGACCCGTCCGTTCCGATCAATCTGCGCGGCACCAACGACGCGGCCGAGTTCCGAGCCGGCGTCAGCTGCATCACCGAGGCCGGCAATGCCTTGAAGCGCGTGCTCGTGATGACCGACGGTTTTCCGGCCACCACCCAGGGCGACGGCGACATCAATGGTCAGGTCGAGCTGCCGAATCCGTGCGTCGCGCCGGTGGTGTTCGTGATGCCCGGTGACGAAAAAGACTGGTTTGCCGTCACCGGCTTCGAGTCGGAAGAGGACGAGGACTGATCGGCAACGCCGATTCGCGCGGACGCAAAAAGACCCGCGATCGCAGCGACGAGCATGAGAACATCCGCTGCTGCGATCGCGGCCGTATGCGAACATCCGCGCGCCATGAGCACAGAAACCGCCGCACCACCGGCGCCGGTACCGAGCGCGACGCCCAGCACGTTCGCAAGCTGCAGTGCAGCCGCCGCTTCGCCTTCTTCGCCCTTCGGCGTGCGCTCGAACACCATGAGCGTGGCGGACGAGTAACACAGGCCGATGCCGAGCCCTGCCGTCGCCCAGCTCAAGCCAGCAAGCACCACCGGCCACGGTGAGACGAGAACGCCCGCCGCACCGACAATCGCCGCCGACAGCAGGATCATTCCAGTTCGCACGATGGCGATTCCGCTCACGCGAAGCACCAGCCGTTCTTGAATCCACGCGCCGGTCGTCCACGCCATCGTTCCGGTGGTCAGCACCAGTCCGGCAAGTGCGATCGACTCGCCTCGAACGATCGTCAGTGCGAGCGGCAGGAATGCCTCCGTGCCGAAAAACGCGAACGTGATGAGCGCCTTGGCGGCAAGCGCAGCCGGCGCACCGGGTGCGGCCGATAGCGTGCCCGCGGGAACCAGGCGGCGAAGCGCAGGGCCTGCAACGCACGCACCCGCGATGAACGCGGCAGCGGCCGCCGCCGGCTGCGACAGCGATGGTGCCGCGAGCACCAGGCCACATCCGAGCGCGAGTCGAACTGCCAGTGCGATCTGCCGTCGGCTCGTTCGCCCGGAGCTCGTTCGTCCTGAAGATGAGTCGTCCGGAGAATCTCCGGATCCTGCAAGGCTCGCCAGACCGCCGGTCGCCAGCACCGCCCCGACGAGCGTCAGCGGAACGATCGAGAAGAACACGGCCCGCCAGCCGAAATGCGTCGCAATAGCCGCGGCGATCGACGGCCCGAGAAGTCCCGGCAGCACCCATGCGCTGGCGAGAAGCGCGAGCATGCGAGGCTGGTCTCGCGAATCGTAGCCGCGCGCGACCGCGACGTAGGCAACCGAGGAGAGGGCGCCTGCTCCGAGCCCCTGCGCGACGCGCCCGGCGATCAGTGCCGGCATCGACCACGAAGCACCGGAGAACACGAGGCCGCCGGCAAACAGCGCGCACCCGCCGAGAAACGGTCCGGTTGCACCGAAGCGATCCGAGAACGCGCCTGCGGCAGGAATGCCGACAAGGTTGGCCAGCATGAACCCGCTGAAGACCCAGCCGTACCAGCCGAGATCACCGCCGGCGAGGTCCGTGGCCGTTGCCGGCAGCACGGTTGCGACCGCGAGAGCTTCGAACGCGGTCAGCGACACGACGAGCAGAAGACCGACGGTCAGACGCCGGTGACTTCGGTCCCAGACGCCGGCCGCTCGGCCACCGTCTCTTTCGCCGCCGGAATCCATGCGTGAACGCGACGCTAGCGGCTTACGATATATAGTCAAGGTTTATCTTGCTAAATGTTTTCCGCCGACTATTGTCGGGCGATGGACGCAGCCGCCCTGACCTCGGCCCGTGACAGGGTTCTCTTTCATCTGAAGACCAGGGGGCCGCAGACTGCGACCCAGCTCGCCCACCGGCTCGGCGTGACCCCGATGGCCGTACGCCTTCATCTTCAGACGCTTGCCGGCGAAGGAATGATCTCGTTCACCGACGAGCGCCGGAAGGTCGGCCGTCCGTCGCGCATCTGGTCGCTGCTGCCGGCCGCAGCGCGGATGTTTCCCGATTCGCACAGCGAGCTGACGGTCGAGCTGCTCCGGGCAGTGCGTTCGACGTTCGGAGAGGAAGGGCTCGACCGCCTGGTCGGCGAGCGCAGCCGTCAGCAGCGCGACAGTTACCGTGAGCGCATGCCCGGTGCGGATGCGCCGATCCAGGCGCGCGTCGAGGCGCTCGCCGCGATCCGCAAGGACGAGGGCTACATGGCCGAATGGTCTTGCGAGCAGAGCGGGTGGCTGCTCGTCGAGAATCACTGTCCTATCTGCGCCGCTGCCGCCGTCTGCCAGGGCTTCTGCCGGGACGAGCTCGAGATTTTCCGTGAGGTGCTCGGCAGAGACGTGTCGGTCGAGCGCGTCGACCATCTCCTTGCCGGCGCAAGGCGCTGCGCGTATCGAATCGAAAAGGCGACGCGCGATCCAGAGCCGCAAACGGCCGGCGGATCCGGCGGTCCGGCATCAACCGGCCGCGCCGGCGGTTCGAAGGAAGGTCCAGCATGAGAGCATACGATGTAGCGACCTCGTACATTGCGAGCATCGTCCGTGCGGGCAGCGGCATGGCCGTCGCCGGCGCGGGCAAAAGGCCGGAAAAGCTGCTCGAGCTCTACGAGTTCGAAAGCTGCCCTTACTGCCGCAAGGTCCGCGAAGCCCTGTCGATCCTCGACCTCGATGCGATGATCTATCCGTGCCCGCAAGGCGGCCCTCGCTTCCGGCCGCGGGTTGTCGCGCGCGGCGGCAAAAGCCAGTTTCCGTTCCTCGTCGATCCCAACACCGGCCGCGAAACCTACGAGTCGGAAATCATCGTCGGCTACCTCTACGCGACGTACGGAGACAGCAACGTCCCGTGGGCGCTGTCGACGCCGCTCGTGACCGACATCTCGTCCGGAATCGCGTCGGCGGTACGAGTCACCGCCGGCCGCATCTACCGCCGCTCGCAGCCGCCGGCCGAGCCGCTCGAGCTGTGGAGCTTCGAGGCTTCGCCGTACTGCCGCCTCGTCCGTGAAAGGCTGTGCGAGCTCGAGCTCGCATACGTTCTGCACAACGTCGCCAAGGGAAGCGTGGGACGAAAAGCGTTCGTCGAGCGCTCGGGCGAGATGATGGTGCCTTACCTGTACGACCCCAATACCGGAGCCGAGATGTTCGAGTCGGCGGATATCTGCGAGTACCTGGAAAAGACCTACGCCTTCCGTTCATAGGGCCGCCAGCCGGCGTCGGAAGGCGTCCGTCATCGGCAAAAGCCCCGGGCAGACCGGCAGATGGCCGGCGAGCGTGCCCGCCGGTGCCGTTCGACTCGCCGAAAAGGCCTGCTATAGAACCCCGGTTTCGATCCCGAACACACTATCCTCGGAGAGGACCTCTACAAGATATGGACGTAATGACACGCACCCTCCAAGGGCGCGCCGGTTGGGGCAAAGCCCTGCTCGCCGCCGCCGTATTTCTCGCCTGCTGCGGCGCTGCCCCGGCCTTCGCCAGCGAAGCCAGCCTGAAGCTCCCGTCGTTCTCTGCACCGCTGTTCTTCGGCGGCAGCACCAGCGGAGCTTCGATCCTGATGTGGGGCCTGGTGGTCTGTGCACTCGGGCTGCTCTTTGGACTCTCCGAATATCGCACGCTGCGGAACCTTCCGGTCCACAAGTCGATGCTCGAGATCTCCGACCTCATCTACGAGACCTGCAAGCAGTACCTGATCACGCAGGGCAAGTTCATCCTGGTGCTCGAGATCTTCATCGGCGCAGTCATCGTCCTGTACTTCGGCTTCCTCGTGAAGGACGCCTCGATGACGCCGCTGCGCGTGCTCATCATCCTGCTGTTCAGCTTCGTCGGCATCGGCGGAAGCTACGGCGTGGCGTGGTTCGGCATTCGCGTCAACACGTTCGCCAACTCGCGCACGGCGTTCGCGAGCCTCGGCGGAAAGCCGTTCCCGACCTACGCGATCCCGCTGCGCGCCGGCATGTCGATCGGCCTCGTGCTGATCTCGGTCGAGCTGCTGATCATGCTCGCGATCCTTCTGTTCATTCCCGGTGACCTCGCCGGCCCGTGCTTCATCGGATTCGCCATCGGCGAGTCGCTCGGCGCGTCGGCCCTTCGTATCGCCGGCGGCATCTTCACGAAGATCGCCGACATCGGCGCCGACCTGATGAAGATCGTGCTCAAGATCAAGGAAGACGACGCCCGCAACCCCGGCGTGATCGCCGACTGCACGGGCGACAACGCCGGCGACTCGGTCGGCCCGTCGGCCGACGGCTTCGAGACCTACGGCGTCACCGGCGTCGCGCTGATCACGTTCATCCTGCTGGCAACGGGCGGCCATCCGGCCGCGGAAGCCTCCCGCATCCAGGTGCAGCTGCTGGTCTGGATCTTCTCGATGCGCATCATGATGGTCGGAGCGAGCTGGCTCTCGTACATGGCCAACGGCGCCATCGCGAAGAGCCGCTACGAGAATGCCAACGAGATGGACTACGAGCAGCCGCTGACGTTCCTCGTCTGGCTCACTTCGATCGTGTCGATCGTCCTTACCTACCTCGTCTCCTATCTCCTGATCAGCGACATCCAGATCGGCGGCGTCGTGAACCCGACGCTGTGGTGGAAGCTCTCCACGATCATCAGCTGCGGCACTCTCGCCGGCGCGGTCATTCCCGAAGTCGTCAAGGTCTTCACGTCGACCAATTCGGCGCACGTGGCCGAAGTCGTGCAGAGCTCGCGCGAAGGCGGCGCGTCGCTGAACATCATCAGCGGACTCGTCGCCGGTAACTTCAGCGCGTACTGGATGGGCATCGTGATCGTCGGCCTGATGGGCATCGCCTACGGCGTCAGCACGCAGGGCCTGATCGCGCTGTTCCCGATCCCGGGCAGCTCGCTCGACCCGTCGGCGATCTTCGCGTTCGGCCTCGTGGCATTCGGATTCCTCGGCATGGGCCCCGTCACCATCGCCGTCGACAGCTACGGACCGGTTACCGACAATGCGCAGTCGGTCTACGAGCTGTCGCAGATCGAGGAGATCCCCGGCATCGAGAAGGAGCTTCAGAGGGACTTCGGCTTCACGCCGAACTTCGAGAAGGGCAAGCTGTTCCTCGAGGAGAACGACGGCGCCGGCAACACGTTCAAGGCAACGGCCAAGCCGGTGCTGATCGGCACCGCCGTCGTCGGTGCAACGACGATGATTTTCTCGATCATCTTCGTGCTGACGCAGGGGCTGACCTCGGCGGCGGATATCGCGAAGATCTCGATCCTGCACGCCCCGTTCCTGCTCGGCCTCGTCACCGGCGGCGCGATGATCTTCTGGTTCACCGGAGCGTCGATGCAGGCCGTCGCGGTCGGCGCCTACCGCGCCGTCGAATTCATCAAGGACAACATCAAGCTGGATACGACCAAAGCGTCGGTGGCCGACAGCCGCCGCGTCGTGGAGATCTGCACGCTGTACGCACAGAAGGGAATGTTCAACATCTTCCTCGCGATCTTCTTCGCGACTCTGTCGTTCGCGTGCGTCGAGCCGTTCTTCTTCATCGGCTACCTGATCTCCATCGCGATCTTCGGTCTCTACCAGGCGATCTTCATGGCCAATGCCGGCGGCGCGTGGGACAACGCGAAGAAGGTCGTCGAAGTGGATCTGAAGATGAAGGGCACGCCGTTGCACGACGCGTGCGTCGTCGGCGACACCGTCGGCGATCCGTTCAAGGACACGTCGTCGGTCGCGCTCAACCCCGTCATCAAGTTCACGACGCTGTTCGGCCTGCTCGCGGTCGAGCTCGCGGTCGAGCTTCACCACACGAACCCGACGCTGACGGCGCTGCTCGCAGCGGCGTTCTTCGTCATCTCGGCATTCTTCGTGCACCGCTCGTTCTACGGAATGCGCATCGAGAAGTCGCTGACGTCGAGCTGAACGCGTTCGCACGATTCTGCTCGAAAAGAAGGCCGCCGGAGGAAACTCCGGCGGCCTTCCCTGTCCGGCAGTCACCTTCGCTTCAACGCGTCCGGTGCAGTCCGATTCACGATCATTCTTGACGTAGTCACGGGCGGCCAGCTATGGATGCGGCGCTTCTTTGGAGGGCACCTTGAGCAATTCTTCCCGCTCGCTTCCGGCTGGCAATTCACTCGTGACGGCCGTGCTCACGATGGGGGCGCTTCTGATGGCTTCCCCGGCCTGGTCCATCGCTACGGTCACGCGGTGCGGAGAGACCGTCCAGGGCAATTACAAGCTCGATGCCGACCTCGACTGTTCCGAGTATGGATACGACTACCTCGGGTTCCTGATCGTGAACGGGACTCTCCATCTCAACGGCCACACGATCACCGGCAAGCGGACGACGGACCCCGACAATAAAACTCCCGTGATCAAGTGCGTCTACGACTGTACGATCATCGGACCAGGCGTCATTCGCCAGGGTTACATCGGCGTCGATGCCTGGGAGGACATGACGCTGGAGAACGTCGAATTGCGCGAGAATACCACCGCAGCCGCAATCACGCTGCGCTCCCTGACGGCAACGGACGTCACCGTGACAGGAAATGGATCGGGCTTGCGCGGCATCTTCGTCGACGTCGTTCATTCGACCATATCGGGCAATGTTTCGCGCGGCGTGGCGTGCAACAACGGAATTTCCGGCGGCAAGGCGCAGTGCAACGTCGTCGATTCGACCGTCACCGACAATGGTCGCGGAATCAGCTCCGACAACCGCATCGACATGCGGGGAACGGTCGTCTCCGGCAGCTTCGAAGGTGTCTCCTCCGTGCGGCTTCGCATGGACGAGTGCGTCATCCAGGACAATGGCGACGGCGGCGGAATCGTGACCAGCGGGCCGACGCGAATCCGCAACTCACAGATCACCGGCAACACCGGCGACGGTGTCTTCGTTGGTGGATCTGGCGACCATCACACGTCCAAACTGAAGATTGCCGATTCGACCGTGACCGGTAACGGCGACAGCGGGCTTCGTTCGTACGGCCGCAGCTTCGTCGTCACCGGAACGGACGTCTCCGGCAACTGCGCCGCGGGCGACCAGACGTACTGCGCGGA of Candidatus Limnocylindrales bacterium contains these proteins:
- a CDS encoding BON domain-containing protein; this encodes MKKFVTTIAMVSVIGATSSLALAETAAENAREAGNAVENGAKNAGNAAKNAVVPNPADAARYPADNSGKNQRDVNEAAVTPGDQGNSDADIQITQSIRKAVTADDSLSVNAHNVKIITNGGVVTLRGPVKSEQERASIASKAQQVSGVTRVNNQLEVAAQ
- a CDS encoding histidine phosphatase family protein: MPAELWLVRHGETAWSIAGRHTGTTDLPLTENGRAAAEAAGRRLGGIEFARVVTSPLARARETCSLAGFGERAEILAELAEWNYGEDEGVTTAAIRETRPGWTIWTHGPRGGESREQVASRADRTIAGIRRVEGRTLAFCHGHFSRVLAARWIGLPLVQARHLRLETAAISVLGWERETAAIRLWNDTGKLPD
- a CDS encoding FxLYD domain-containing protein, which encodes MTGPSRAVLAIATVSMLAFTLVPAATHADPKQTVHTARGAAALLFDGRLEPDDRVFGIVVADEPRAYAIADLEHAGPLVHDAAGGGGLDIAFDASGAHVAARPGVNAEQHTTSWKEWIRAHPDTSLWRMPAIAEPEPNRPVSDVRVAESHDYRTGFGCTLMQTRVTSVGAEPPGLFVISGTIENVAAAAVDHVVLRFELVGADGRVVYRDEGFNRSAEALAAPVAVRGDDVVPIAGGATDTFRMIFLSDELPAFERTRVSVARVY
- a CDS encoding sulfite exporter TauE/SafE family protein, with translation MIAKSILFLLLGACTVGFAALWYRHERGFTAALPNRMQLAIGFVTDFLDTLGIGSFAITTSLYRGSGLVDDAEIPGTLNVGHAIPTFAEAFIFIAVVDVDMTTLIAMIAAAVAGAWLGAGVVTRWPRRRIQIGMGSLLLVAAAIMVLRQTGEVPSGGEALGLAGAPLVAGVLGNFVLGALMTLGIGLYAPCMILVSLLGMNARTAFPIMMGSCAFLMPAASARFIRSGRYDRRAALGLALGGTPAVLIAGLIVKSLPLETIKWLVVVVVIFTAISMLRSAAAARSV
- a CDS encoding MFS transporter, with product MDSGGERDGGRAAGVWDRSHRRLTVGLLLVVSLTAFEALAVATVLPATATDLAGGDLGWYGWVFSGFMLANLVGIPAAGAFSDRFGATGPFLGGCALFAGGLVFSGASWSMPALIAGRVAQGLGAGALSSVAYVAVARGYDSRDQPRMLALLASAWVLPGLLGPSIAAAIATHFGWRAVFFSIVPLTLVGAVLATGGLASLAGSGDSPDDSSSGRTSSGRTSRRQIALAVRLALGCGLVLAAPSLSQPAAAAAAFIAGACVAGPALRRLVPAGTLSAAPGAPAALAAKALITFAFFGTEAFLPLALTIVRGESIALAGLVLTTGTMAWTTGAWIQERLVLRVSGIAIVRTGMILLSAAIVGAAGVLVSPWPVVLAGLSWATAGLGIGLCYSSATLMVFERTPKGEEGEAAAALQLANVLGVALGTGAGGAAVSVLMARGCSHTAAIAAADVLMLVAAIAGLFASARIGVADQSSSSSDSKPVTANQSFSSPGITNTTGATHGFGSST
- a CDS encoding metalloregulator ArsR/SmtB family transcription factor gives rise to the protein MDAAALTSARDRVLFHLKTRGPQTATQLAHRLGVTPMAVRLHLQTLAGEGMISFTDERRKVGRPSRIWSLLPAAARMFPDSHSELTVELLRAVRSTFGEEGLDRLVGERSRQQRDSYRERMPGADAPIQARVEALAAIRKDEGYMAEWSCEQSGWLLVENHCPICAAAAVCQGFCRDELEIFREVLGRDVSVERVDHLLAGARRCAYRIEKATRDPEPQTAGGSGGPASTGRAGGSKEGPA
- a CDS encoding glutathione S-transferase N-terminal domain-containing protein; translation: MRAYDVATSYIASIVRAGSGMAVAGAGKRPEKLLELYEFESCPYCRKVREALSILDLDAMIYPCPQGGPRFRPRVVARGGKSQFPFLVDPNTGRETYESEIIVGYLYATYGDSNVPWALSTPLVTDISSGIASAVRVTAGRIYRRSQPPAEPLELWSFEASPYCRLVRERLCELELAYVLHNVAKGSVGRKAFVERSGEMMVPYLYDPNTGAEMFESADICEYLEKTYAFRS
- a CDS encoding sodium-translocating pyrophosphatase, which translates into the protein MTRTLQGRAGWGKALLAAAVFLACCGAAPAFASEASLKLPSFSAPLFFGGSTSGASILMWGLVVCALGLLFGLSEYRTLRNLPVHKSMLEISDLIYETCKQYLITQGKFILVLEIFIGAVIVLYFGFLVKDASMTPLRVLIILLFSFVGIGGSYGVAWFGIRVNTFANSRTAFASLGGKPFPTYAIPLRAGMSIGLVLISVELLIMLAILLFIPGDLAGPCFIGFAIGESLGASALRIAGGIFTKIADIGADLMKIVLKIKEDDARNPGVIADCTGDNAGDSVGPSADGFETYGVTGVALITFILLATGGHPAAEASRIQVQLLVWIFSMRIMMVGASWLSYMANGAIAKSRYENANEMDYEQPLTFLVWLTSIVSIVLTYLVSYLLISDIQIGGVVNPTLWWKLSTIISCGTLAGAVIPEVVKVFTSTNSAHVAEVVQSSREGGASLNIISGLVAGNFSAYWMGIVIVGLMGIAYGVSTQGLIALFPIPGSSLDPSAIFAFGLVAFGFLGMGPVTIAVDSYGPVTDNAQSVYELSQIEEIPGIEKELQRDFGFTPNFEKGKLFLEENDGAGNTFKATAKPVLIGTAVVGATTMIFSIIFVLTQGLTSAADIAKISILHAPFLLGLVTGGAMIFWFTGASMQAVAVGAYRAVEFIKDNIKLDTTKASVADSRRVVEICTLYAQKGMFNIFLAIFFATLSFACVEPFFFIGYLISIAIFGLYQAIFMANAGGAWDNAKKVVEVDLKMKGTPLHDACVVGDTVGDPFKDTSSVALNPVIKFTTLFGLLAVELAVELHHTNPTLTALLAAAFFVISAFFVHRSFYGMRIEKSLTSS
- a CDS encoding right-handed parallel beta-helix repeat-containing protein, whose protein sequence is MSNSSRSLPAGNSLVTAVLTMGALLMASPAWSIATVTRCGETVQGNYKLDADLDCSEYGYDYLGFLIVNGTLHLNGHTITGKRTTDPDNKTPVIKCVYDCTIIGPGVIRQGYIGVDAWEDMTLENVELRENTTAAAITLRSLTATDVTVTGNGSGLRGIFVDVVHSTISGNVSRGVACNNGISGGKAQCNVVDSTVTDNGRGISSDNRIDMRGTVVSGSFEGVSSVRLRMDECVIQDNGDGGGIVTSGPTRIRNSQITGNTGDGVFVGGSGDHHTSKLKIADSTVTGNGDSGLRSYGRSFVVTGTDVSGNCAAGDQTYCADLSSCDALRVAGSTCGTSSNWCTDGAGFGVCSLD